In one window of Kitasatospora sp. MMS16-BH015 DNA:
- a CDS encoding cytochrome P450 — MTTAADRIAAQRGSSPGSPPGAPLPELPAAEVAAWQARGGPLVELLTRAAELGPLAAFTLGERRTVLVTGAEQVQHVLAQHPDGYVKQSHRAGLLLGAGVISASGEAWKQQRRLLQSQFTSVGLRQWEQRITEAAQRTERHWAALAAAGRPTDIDADMQFFALDTIWRTLTGDPLDEETRAELDAVNLVVATLSALTATAPADQAEVTAALARIDAACARAIDTARARLAASEAGAPGEADPTPGGLLRLLLEAARTKPEYTDRLIRDELVNLLVAGHETTAKTLTWLFLRLARHPEVRERALAVCRTGSPEQRQEMVHALINETLRLHPAVWLIPRYAAAEDTVGGYRIEAGSHVLSCPYLTHRRAELWPEPEQFDPWRFIEPGRRPARLGAFYPFGLGARACLGQQFSYREMAALLELLLTAYDLDFQELPQDTFYGVVMHPVGRLRAAIRPL, encoded by the coding sequence ATGACCACGGCAGCCGACCGCATCGCCGCCCAGCGCGGATCCTCACCCGGCTCCCCGCCCGGCGCGCCGCTGCCCGAGCTGCCGGCGGCGGAGGTCGCCGCCTGGCAGGCCCGGGGTGGCCCGCTGGTCGAACTGCTCACCCGGGCGGCCGAACTGGGCCCGCTGGCGGCCTTCACCCTCGGCGAGCGGCGGACCGTACTGGTGACCGGCGCCGAGCAGGTGCAGCACGTGCTGGCCCAGCACCCGGACGGCTACGTCAAGCAGTCGCACCGGGCCGGGCTGCTGCTCGGCGCCGGGGTGATCTCGGCCTCCGGCGAGGCTTGGAAGCAGCAACGCAGGCTGCTGCAGAGCCAGTTCACCTCGGTCGGGCTGCGCCAGTGGGAGCAGCGGATCACCGAGGCGGCGCAGCGCACCGAGCGGCACTGGGCCGCGCTGGCCGCCGCCGGCCGGCCGACCGACATCGACGCCGACATGCAGTTCTTCGCCCTGGATACCATCTGGCGCACGCTGACCGGCGATCCGCTGGACGAGGAGACCCGCGCGGAGCTGGACGCCGTCAACCTGGTGGTGGCCACCCTCTCGGCGCTCACCGCCACCGCCCCGGCCGACCAGGCCGAGGTCACCGCCGCCCTGGCCCGGATCGACGCCGCCTGCGCGCGGGCGATCGACACCGCCCGGGCCCGACTGGCCGCGAGCGAGGCGGGCGCACCGGGCGAGGCGGACCCGACGCCCGGCGGCCTGCTCCGGCTGCTCCTGGAGGCGGCCCGCACCAAGCCCGAGTACACCGACCGGCTGATCCGGGACGAGTTGGTCAACCTGCTGGTGGCCGGGCACGAGACCACGGCCAAGACCCTCACCTGGCTCTTCCTCCGGCTCGCCCGGCACCCGGAGGTGCGCGAGCGCGCGCTGGCCGTCTGCCGCACCGGATCACCCGAGCAGCGGCAGGAGATGGTCCACGCGCTGATCAACGAGACGCTCCGGCTGCACCCGGCCGTCTGGCTGATCCCCCGGTACGCGGCGGCGGAGGACACCGTGGGCGGGTACCGGATCGAGGCGGGCAGCCACGTGCTGAGCTGCCCGTACCTGACCCACCGCCGGGCCGAACTCTGGCCCGAGCCGGAGCAGTTCGACCCGTGGCGGTTCATCGAGCCGGGCCGCCGGCCGGCCCGGCTGGGGGCGTTCTACCCGTTCGGCCTGGGCGCCCGGGCCTGCCTGGGGCAGCAGTTCAGCTACCGCGAGATGGCCGCCCTGCTCGAACTCCTGCTCACCGCCTACGACCTGGACTTCCAGGAGCTGCCGCAGGACACCTTCTACGGCGTGGTGATGCACCCGGTCGGCCGACTGCGGGCGGCCATCCGGCCGCTCTAG
- a CDS encoding NUDIX domain-containing protein: MARQRLGVEESVDYVDAADRVVRRGPRGRAAEVGLYYRVAATVCREGADRVLVYRRPAEAAVYPGCHDVLIGGAVRTGESYRAAAERELAEELGIRPAVREVYRTRWDSPVGPCWLAVHQAQLDGAALRPQEAELAWCALVPTARVLAGELRPFVPAGREALHRLLGLG, from the coding sequence GTGGCACGGCAACGGCTCGGCGTCGAGGAGTCGGTGGACTACGTCGATGCGGCGGACCGGGTGGTGCGGCGCGGCCCGCGCGGGCGGGCCGCCGAGGTCGGTCTGTACTACCGGGTGGCCGCCACCGTCTGCCGGGAGGGCGCGGACCGGGTGCTGGTCTACCGCCGCCCGGCGGAGGCCGCCGTCTACCCGGGCTGCCACGACGTGCTGATCGGCGGAGCCGTCCGGACGGGGGAGAGCTACCGGGCGGCGGCCGAACGGGAGTTGGCCGAGGAGCTGGGCATCCGCCCGGCCGTCCGCGAGGTGTACCGCACCCGCTGGGACTCGCCGGTCGGCCCGTGCTGGCTGGCCGTCCACCAGGCGCAGCTCGACGGCGCCGCACTGCGGCCGCAGGAGGCCGAACTGGCCTGGTGCGCCCTGGTACCCACCGCCCGGGTGCTGGCGGGCGAGCTCCGCCCGTTCGTGCCGGCCGGGCGGGAGGCGCTGCACCGCCTGCTCGGCCTCGGCTGA
- a CDS encoding prenyltransferase/squalene oxidase repeat-containing protein, with protein sequence MSISPPLTAAAPARGRRAERWRRCLDRLAERVGGRVGADGLVSAPCESRVLESALLLHLLTVEEAHPAARERLTRYLKTTLDLTPPDAVQTAAARAALGEAVPGDAYAVRALGGPAVPAQTKDPAGGRESWSLDSFDHFTADRKRVMFRTLLAELGAVDHHPTPPGLFASGGQQSWLQLEMTALKVLARHGAAPGGSAGAGGLSEAELAALAPALRPGPVWEGNHLARLVGLAALRKHPAQRQAVRAALDRVVTDLRPDGGLPFVTGLDVFATAIAGLALAGSTRPAGLLARMGEGLAARQHPDGGFGFTRGVDQSDVDDTSYAVEFLRALTAVPAASHPDGALTVPPSRTPTPAAKPTPAARSRLTAPLTAPLTAALAAAEQYLLAQQNPDGGMPTFARGCPSETAMTAAAVNALAPEPRHRAAVDRALGFLAGQAESQATSALLERSWSRNVTNVVFRAVLACEAAAEPGEYRGLRRRLLSHLARGQNEDGGWGHQAGDPSDPISSAYAAIALSRSPSRADRLARCLDYLADCQLPCGGYRSRPDQAGPRPLLYDVPVLAEVCVLLALAHALGPEPR encoded by the coding sequence ATGAGCATCTCGCCACCCCTGACCGCCGCCGCCCCAGCTCGGGGGAGGCGGGCCGAGCGCTGGCGGCGCTGCCTCGACCGCCTGGCCGAGCGGGTCGGCGGGCGGGTCGGCGCGGACGGGCTGGTGAGCGCCCCCTGCGAGAGCCGGGTGCTCGAATCGGCGCTCCTGCTCCACCTGCTCACCGTCGAGGAGGCGCACCCCGCCGCCCGCGAGCGCCTGACCCGCTACCTCAAGACCACCCTCGACCTCACCCCGCCGGACGCCGTCCAGACCGCCGCCGCCCGGGCCGCCCTCGGCGAGGCCGTCCCCGGCGACGCCTACGCCGTCCGGGCCCTGGGCGGTCCGGCCGTCCCGGCCCAGACCAAGGACCCCGCCGGTGGGCGCGAGAGCTGGTCCCTTGACTCCTTCGACCACTTCACCGCCGACCGCAAACGGGTGATGTTCCGTACGCTGCTGGCCGAACTCGGCGCGGTCGACCACCACCCCACCCCACCGGGGCTCTTCGCGAGCGGGGGCCAACAGAGCTGGCTGCAGCTGGAGATGACGGCCCTCAAGGTCTTGGCTCGCCACGGCGCTGCGCCTGGTGGCTCCGCAGGGGCCGGCGGGCTCTCCGAGGCGGAACTGGCCGCGCTGGCGCCGGCGTTGCGGCCCGGGCCGGTCTGGGAGGGGAACCACCTGGCCCGGCTGGTCGGCCTGGCCGCGCTCCGCAAGCACCCGGCGCAGCGGCAGGCCGTGCGGGCGGCGCTGGACCGGGTGGTAACCGATCTGCGGCCGGACGGGGGCCTGCCGTTCGTCACCGGCCTGGACGTGTTCGCCACCGCCATCGCGGGCCTGGCCCTGGCCGGCTCCACCCGCCCGGCCGGCCTGCTCGCCCGGATGGGCGAGGGGCTGGCCGCCCGGCAACACCCCGACGGCGGCTTCGGCTTCACCCGCGGCGTGGACCAGAGCGACGTGGACGACACCTCGTACGCCGTCGAGTTCCTCCGCGCGCTCACGGCCGTCCCGGCGGCATCCCACCCCGACGGAGCCCTGACCGTCCCGCCCAGCCGCACCCCCACCCCCGCCGCCAAGCCCACCCCCGCCGCCAGGTCCAGGCTCACCGCACCGCTCACCGCACCGCTCACCGCGGCGCTCGCCGCCGCCGAGCAGTACCTGCTCGCGCAGCAGAACCCGGACGGCGGGATGCCGACCTTCGCACGCGGGTGTCCGTCGGAGACGGCGATGACGGCGGCGGCCGTGAATGCGCTGGCGCCCGAGCCGCGGCACCGGGCGGCCGTGGACCGGGCGCTGGGCTTCCTGGCCGGGCAGGCCGAGTCGCAGGCCACCTCGGCCTTGCTGGAGCGGAGTTGGAGCCGCAACGTCACCAATGTGGTGTTCCGGGCCGTGCTCGCCTGTGAGGCGGCGGCGGAGCCGGGGGAGTACCGGGGGCTGCGGCGGCGGCTGCTCTCGCACCTGGCCCGGGGGCAGAACGAGGACGGCGGCTGGGGGCACCAGGCCGGCGATCCGAGCGATCCGATCAGCAGCGCGTACGCGGCCATCGCGCTCAGCCGCAGCCCGAGCCGGGCCGACCGGCTGGCCCGCTGCCTCGACTACCTGGCCGACTGCCAACTGCCGTGCGGGGGTTACCGCAGCCGGCCGGACCAGGCCGGGCCCCGGCCGCTGCTGTACGACGTGCCGGTGCTGGCCGAGGTCTGCGTGCTGCTCGCCCTCGCGCACGCGCTCGGGCCGGAGCCGCGCTGA
- a CDS encoding cytochrome P450: MGWRCAAGPAGSTAARQPAAAPGALPLLGHAWPLLRHRLAFLESLRQYGAVVPIRLGPSRAYVVNDPALVREVLTRRAAEFGLSPQFKVMRRIIGNGLLATDGPFHRAQRKLILPAFQHAKIAGYAAAMSTLTRARLEGWRSGRVVDLEKEFSELATEIAVRCLFSAGVDQRGVDEVVAALPQLMAWAGSRGLDPSGLLARLPTPLNRRFRRAMAGLDLLLGDIVAGRQAEGRGAEGQDQVGADDLLSMLLAARYADTGRPMAAQQVHDEAMSFLVAGTESVSRTLAWSVHLLSRAPEVAARLRAEVDAQLGCRMAGFEDLDRLPYTRMVLHEALRLYPPGYLISRAAKVATELGGCRVPAGGVVMFSYYALQRDPAAFPDPARFDPERWREGGPPGAGREAFLPFGLGAHGCLGEGFAWCELTIVLASLAARWEFEPLTPGPVEPIPTFSLTLDGLPVRLRERTPAGGPITGQATDPRAVGLTAEP, encoded by the coding sequence GTGGGGTGGCGCTGCGCCGCAGGTCCGGCCGGGTCGACGGCTGCCCGCCAGCCGGCTGCCGCTCCCGGTGCGCTGCCGCTGCTGGGCCACGCCTGGCCGTTGCTGCGGCACCGGTTGGCCTTCCTGGAGTCGCTGCGCCAGTACGGCGCGGTGGTGCCGATCCGGCTCGGCCCGAGCCGGGCGTACGTGGTGAACGACCCGGCGCTGGTGCGCGAGGTGCTCACCCGGCGGGCGGCCGAGTTCGGGCTCAGCCCGCAGTTCAAGGTGATGCGCCGGATCATCGGCAACGGCCTGCTGGCCACCGACGGGCCGTTCCACCGGGCGCAGCGCAAGCTCATCCTGCCGGCCTTCCAGCACGCGAAGATCGCCGGGTACGCGGCCGCCATGAGCACCCTCACCCGGGCCCGGCTGGAGGGTTGGCGGTCCGGCCGGGTGGTCGACCTGGAGAAGGAGTTCAGCGAGCTCGCCACCGAGATCGCCGTCCGCTGCCTGTTCTCCGCCGGGGTGGACCAGCGCGGGGTGGACGAAGTGGTGGCGGCGCTGCCGCAGTTGATGGCCTGGGCCGGCAGCCGGGGGCTGGACCCGAGCGGGCTGCTCGCCCGGCTGCCGACTCCGCTGAACCGGCGCTTCCGCCGCGCCATGGCCGGGTTGGACCTGCTGCTCGGCGACATCGTGGCCGGCCGACAGGCCGAGGGCCGGGGCGCCGAGGGTCAGGACCAGGTCGGCGCGGACGACCTGCTCTCGATGCTGCTCGCGGCGCGCTACGCGGACACCGGCCGGCCGATGGCCGCCCAGCAGGTGCACGACGAGGCGATGTCCTTCCTGGTGGCCGGCACCGAATCGGTCTCCCGGACGCTGGCCTGGAGCGTCCACCTGCTCTCCCGCGCACCCGAGGTGGCGGCCCGGCTGCGCGCCGAGGTGGACGCGCAACTCGGCTGCCGGATGGCCGGGTTCGAGGACCTCGACCGGCTGCCGTACACCCGGATGGTGCTGCACGAGGCGCTGCGCCTCTACCCGCCGGGCTACCTGATCTCCCGGGCGGCGAAGGTGGCGACCGAGCTGGGCGGCTGCCGCGTCCCGGCCGGGGGCGTGGTGATGTTCTCCTACTACGCGCTCCAGCGCGACCCGGCGGCCTTCCCGGATCCGGCCCGCTTCGACCCCGAACGCTGGCGCGAGGGCGGGCCGCCCGGGGCGGGACGGGAGGCGTTCCTGCCGTTCGGCCTCGGTGCGCACGGATGTCTGGGCGAGGGCTTCGCCTGGTGCGAACTGACCATCGTGCTGGCCTCATTGGCGGCTCGTTGGGAGTTCGAGCCGCTCACGCCCGGGCCGGTGGAGCCGATCCCCACCTTCTCCCTGACGCTGGACGGACTGCCGGTGCGCCTGCGCGAGCGGACCCCGGCCGGCGGTCCGATCACCGGCCAGGCCACCGACCCGCGGGCCGTCGGTCTGACGGCCGAGCCCTGA
- a CDS encoding acyl carrier protein has protein sequence MSFEELKAVLLELGAPEEALVPEAVREEAGLDSLATAELVLVLERDHGLRVTEEEVHGTATLGELAELLAERGRSAVVAP, from the coding sequence ATGTCGTTCGAGGAGCTGAAGGCCGTACTGCTGGAGCTCGGCGCGCCGGAGGAGGCGCTGGTGCCCGAGGCCGTCCGGGAGGAGGCCGGGCTCGACTCGCTGGCCACGGCCGAGCTGGTGCTGGTGCTGGAGCGCGACCACGGCCTGCGGGTGACCGAGGAGGAGGTGCACGGCACGGCCACCCTCGGCGAGTTGGCCGAACTCCTGGCGGAGCGCGGCCGGTCGGCGGTGGTGGCGCCGTGA